Genomic segment of Eupeodes corollae chromosome 2, idEupCoro1.1, whole genome shotgun sequence:
tgacgtaaatttactgattgctaaaAAACTAAACGCTTATCAGTAACACACTTAAAATtattctgttttaaattttactgatagctataaccggtccctaataattatttttcagttCGTTCCGCGAAGAATTTGGGTTGGAGTATACGCAATCAATATCACTGTAACGCGATTTGCCAGAGTGCTTTAAGAAATGTCGgagacattcgaaaaaaataccTTCATGGGAAATTCCTCGGAATCGTATAAAATCGGAGAATTTCCCTTTCCGAACGGATAAATCGCTAGGATCGAATGCATTTGATAGATTTAAGTGTGACTTACTTTCAAATCAAACGTTTTCTTACTTCCCATAAGGGAAACACCATTAGAAATGGTTCTGTTCTTCTTAAGGttgtgttttgaataaaattttacccGGAATTGTTTCAATCAACGAAATTTTATACGCAATTACTTTTCCGCGCTTCCTCGTAATGTTCGACGACTTAAGCTTGTGAATTGAAAGTTAAAGTTCCCTACAAGCATTAACAAATTGGaacataaagaaattaattcaaatttattgatgTTCCAATTTTCGAGAATGGGAAACATCCTGAGGTAAATTTTATTCACGATATCACCAACATTTAAAGTTACATGTCGGTAATACTTCGACTCACGGAAGTAAGTTTTGTATTACACACAAAACTCaccaaaattataagaaataatattacACCTATTTTAATCGAGTAAATTAAAATAGTGTGACAATTCCtgttttaaatctaaatatcatattatttttcaaactgcCGGTTTTTTACTTTCTTGATTAAGGTTCGTGAAAACTTTATTTGGGTcttctaatttttttcaaacccattgttttgatttattttgtaaagattCACAAATAAAGTTTCACGAATGATATTCAGCCTCATTAGGGTTTTCGTTTTAATGAAATGACTGAAAACGACAAGGAGCTGGAGGCAAAAGTGGGTGTTCTTTACCCTTCTTCCTATCACATGGAAATAATTTTACTGCAAAGACAAATCATTCAACCAGTACCTTTTCGTTTTCAGTCGTTTCATTAAAACGAAAACCCTAAGAAgggtggtttttgttttaatttaacaaacgtTACAAATTGCAATTATCAGgcgttgtgttttattttgtgcacTCGAGAGTATACGTATATAATGAAAGAAGAGAAAGTTCAACATTCACATGAGTTAGGTATCAATATCAACGTCGCCGTGATTGAACACCCTCATTGCAGTTTACAATGGTAACAGCAACTATCTAtctattggtttttttttttttttaagttttgagacccagaaacttttcttattttgttttgttgattgttttaaaagttagtaaacattaagaccaacaacaaaaatgtttgcattaaaaagaaagaaaataaaaatgaaatacttgTCGTCGCCGTTGCcgccttaaaaaataaattaataataaataaaaataaaattaaaaagaaaaaattaaatcactctctctctctctatccggccatttctttttattcgaCTCGAAAAAGTTGATTCGATATTTTGGtgtttcttttcctttttaaaagtgtttttattttgcataatagttttacagaaataattaattgttaataatgttttttttgttttactaattttttattatttcaaaaaacacatcTAAGTTGAcatcaaatcaaaaacacaGAGAGCCACAGAGAAATACCAAAAAGTTCTCTACTCTACACTCGTGTGTTTTacgtttgtttgtttcttttagtGTGACGAGAAGAAGATCAGAATTTATATCTCGagtaatttcattttcatttccttccagatatcttttgtttttttttttgtgattttatgattttcttataattgtttataatttttgatttaatctaTAACATATttgaatttagtttatttttcttctacttTAGAACGGTTTCTCGTCTCGTCTCTCTTTCTTTCATTTGTTCGGCAATGCTCAATGCATCTCGTCTAAGAAAAGTTAAACAATTTATCATTTAATCACTcgctattattgaaataatcgTAGTTATTGTTGATTCTGTTTGTCAATTAAGTTGCAAATAGAGAATAGTTGCTATTATCTATGtagttatgttttttcttttttttttttttattctttataaataaatatctcgcgtttgttttgttttttttttcttttcaaataaataaattataaatttaacgaACCGCGGGCGGAACTGCCATTTGAATTTTCTCTTTTAGGCGATCTCACATTGGATCAAAagtgttttaagttttcttataattttttttgttttttaaagtcaaaggTTATAAACTATCGGCCTTGCAAGTTGTatataagtttgtttgtttgttctgtattctttctttttgtttttatagagaTTTTAAACTGAAATACAGGACAGAGGCaggaactgtttttttttaattaacacaaaaaatcctggaatcattgtttttttttttttgattgtggatttaattcatttaaaaggttggaacattgaatttatttttcttaaaatatcttcaaatttattgaattttgtttttgaggagAGCTAAAAGATTCCAAGAATTTTTCAACTATCCAACAGTTTCTACCTTATCttgtatatataatattatatttatgtatattagaATATATATGAATAATAAGTACtaaatcttaaatattaaaaaaaataccccaATTGTTTTCTGTATTCATTCTTATTGCGGAGGTGTGAAGGACTTAATCGGCGGAGGCCAAGGTAGTGGTACCACTACTACCACCATTACCGTTCTCCTTCTTTGATAGCTTCTCGTCGGGCTTGTCTTCGTCATTGTTGCCATCGCCGATGGAACGTCGACGTTTGCGATTGAGGCGCCACGGACGCATGGGGAACTTAACAACCGGCAATTGGTCCATGCCGAGCACTTTGAAGATCTGTCTAAATGCAATAAGTCTGAGGAATTGTTGGGCAGAGACGGTAAGGTCTTCGCGTTGCTGTTTGGTTAGGCCATCGAGGGCGTCGCGAGATTCCTTCTCGCAGGGATCCAGAATACCTGGCCCGTTGATGAGTAGACCTGTGGAAACGGCTTCCATAATGCGACGCAGGCAATCGCCGGGACTTAGTGGGAATCCAGCCGAGGAGATTACCTTCTCGATGAGAAGCTCCAGAGCCCACTGGTTCATGGCCTGCCAGGAGGGCACTCTTTGACACAGATCACGGAGTATCCGGATGACCATGACGCACGACTGTAGGCCAGTTGCTCGGGCCTGGAACCACTTGGCATGGCGCAACTCGGCCAATGCCTGTAGACATGGCTCACGGGGCAGAAAATCTGTTGGTTTTTGTGGCAGTTCTGGAATTTCGTCGGCTCCGGCGCCGGCAGCATCCTGAGATTCCCGCAACAGCGGAGACGTTAGACATATTTTCACAGTAACCGCATCGTCCGACACTAGGATCGCTGAATCTTCCACCGCCAATTCGACGCTGTATTCCGCCTCATTGGTGTTATTGCTTGATGAGACCTCTTTCAGTTTGGCTGGTAGTTCATCGGCTACGCGGTTGAGCAGTCCCAAGGTCGGCTTCTCCGAGCACAGCACGACCAATTCGACCAGACTATCGCCCTGCAGCAGGAGACCCTTGGCCAGGTAGCCCACCCGCATCACACCCTTGAGCAAACGTGGAGTGTTGGCTCCATTCTCATTTTCTTTCTGGAACGAAAACATTTGATTGTCACGGCCATCCTTGATGTTGGCTACCTTCTCCTCGGGCTTCTTCTCGCTGCTGGTTCCATTCCCATTCCCGGTGCCGGTGCCACTGGCATTACTCGCACTCTTGCCGTTCTCCTGGGAACTGTCCTCGAAAACGTCAGATACAAACTTCAAAGCACGCTCAGTGTTTGAAACGATCTTTTGGATGGTCTTCAACTCTTCCTCCTTCGGATAAATCTCGGCGTGCCTGGCGATGGCGTGACGATCGTCAGTACTCTCCGGCCTGCGACCGGGCATCATGCCGAAGAATGGGTGTCCAGGAGGACCACCGGCTCCACGGCCTATAAATGGAGCGCCTCTCGGACCGACGCCTTGGAAGCCACGCTGCATCCAGTTGCCGTAGTCGAACTCTTCGTCGAAGCGGCGACGTTCATCCCAATACATCATCCCGTCGCCGGACTCCTCATTCGTCCCGAAATTGCTGCCTCGCCTGCCATTGCCGAACTCCGCCTGCATCATTGCTCTCTGTGCCCGTGCGTCTGCCAGCCTCCTATGTCGGAGCGTGGGCTTGTAGTCTACAACCAGGTCGGGCTGGACCTTGCGTTTGTACTGCAGCCGATGGCGACGACCTTTCATATGCATCTCCTTGGCGTTGGGGTCGTTGAACTTGCAATCGCAGAGCTTGCAGTTGAAGCTGAGGATTTTGCCCTCATCGTCCTTCATCTCCTCAATGTACTCCACTCCCACTGGCTTGATTTTGTCCGAGGCAGCAGCGCCATCGTCGCTCGCAGCTGTTTTCGCGGCTGTACCATCGGCTCCGCCATCCGCTTTGACTACTCCGTCTTTGGTGGCTGCGTCAGTGGCTTCAGTTCCAGCTGGGACAAAGTTTATTTTGCTCATCTTCTTTGGGTCGTCTGAGGGAATGGGCTTGCCCAGTTTCTGGTGAAGTTTAACCACCTTCTGATGCTTGGATCCCCGAACATGGGCCGCATAGGCGTCGTTGCCAGTGCAGGTTACATCGCAAAGCTCGCAGTGGTAGCTGTTGCCACGGTTTTGAGTGGTTGTGGTGGCACTGGCCTGCATCTTCAGACTAGCCTCGCGCTTCTTGTGTTTCTGGCCCTCCAAATGCTCGCGGTAGGTCTGCGGTCCAGCGCAGCTGATCTTGCATACCTCGCAATAGTGCAGTTGCTGTACCCGTGGTGGGGGCTTTGCCCTCATTTTGTGTCCGCCAGAGTTGGAGGCGCCCTGCTTCTTAAATGGCTGCCAGTTGGTGTTGCCCGCGGGGGTCTTGCTGTGTTGTTGGGCCACGTACATGGTGGCTGCGCTATACAGGGCCGCATCGTAGTTGGAGTACGATGGTGCGACTGTTGCTGCGGCGGTCGCCGCCGGCTTGGCACCGCCGGCATTGATCTTATCTTTGGCACCGTTGGCAGCTGCTGGGTTAGCCGTCATCTTGGCAGCGGCCGCAGGAGTAGGATTTCTCACTGGCGGAGCCGAGTAATGGGTCTTCGACACAGTGGGGGCACTCGAGTAGCTCGCTGCTTGCTGGTAGTAGGTCTTGGATGAGTCATAGGATTGCAGGGTGCGATTGTAGTCGTAGCCATAGTTGGATGACGCAGCGGCCGGGCCGGCGGCGGCCGGGAACGAGGTTGCGTTTCCGCTGGCTGTTGTGTAACTCTGGTCATAGCCCGTTCGCTGGGCATTGTAGGAAGTGGGCGTAGCTGATGGCACTGCGTAGCCCGCCTGGTTGGCCGAGTAGCCGACCGGAGGACTGGAGGCCGCAGCACCGTATTGCGTGCCGCCGTACGGGAAATAGTTGTTTGTTGCCATTCTTTGCGAACCGTGAGGATTTGGAGAATGCTTGGCTGGCTTGCCGCGTTATTTCAGTTTTGTATCTGCAAAAGAACACACAAAGTTAGTTTCTTAGTTTAACTAGTTTGGAGGTGAGAAATTAGCTTAAGCGGCGGCGGCGTCAAAAGAACACcaccattttaatttttcagtatAGTTACAAGAAAAAATTCTGTCTCGGTTTTGGATGTGAATTTTTCACTTGAAGGAGCATGAAATGTTGTTTGAATTTTAGTGCACAATCAAGgaaattgtttaaacttttaaatgaatgtaattttatttaatgtattacCGTTTTTGATACGAATTTGGCTGAAAGAAAATACGAAGCTGGTACGgacacttttatttaatttttcacttcgcactttttttcaataatttgccAGGTTAATTCACAATGACAAATGGGATGTGTTCGGAAGGTGATTAGTGCAATTTTGGAGTAGATTTTTGTGAAAAGTGAGCGGATGAGTTCATAGAGTATAACCAAGAAATTTTGTTGGCTTTCGGTTTGGGAAAATGTacgtttttgttcttaaatatcTAGATTTTGAACTACCATAATTAACCATATTTAATTATGTTTCCTTTTGACAAAAAGTGATAATCAGAGGCTAGGATGTGGCGTAATAAGTTCctttagtaaacaatttttaaataaaccacTTTATACTGATTTTATTCGAGATCTGGGgcattaaaaaaactgtcaatctgatttttatatacattttattagatgttaaaaatgttctccaatgcatacaattatattttgatgtaaatatatcttgttttttttaaaagaaacttattcttaaaaatgtccCCAGTCCATATTCTTCTGTATGAAGTCATtatgagtaaaataaaatttgattaaagtgGATTGCATCACTTTTTTCGTGACATATTCGTTTACATGATATAATTTAtcaaattgttataaattttattttaaaagctgtaATAAAGGTCCTTCTTACATATCTCgatgttattatttgtaaaatctGAAGTTTATTTCTCTTTTGATCCATTTTCTGTAATGACCGCGTAGATTAAATTCGCTATTTTATAGTTCAGGGTTCTGTAACTTTGACACTTAATAATTTTATCGAATGGAACAATATGGAATAAAAACAAGTGTGAAATTGTGTTATGTAAGCTCAAAAGGTGACAACTTCTACTTATAAAAAGTGAAACGCTtcacatacaaataaaacaaagtggaagccaaaattataaataaactgaaTTTTCCAAAGGGAACATGAGCTGCATAAGTCAGAACAACTCCCAAAATCACTCGTTAGGCTCAGttagaaaaaaacgtttttggtaGTAGTAATAATTGAGCAATGAGTTGCTTCATTTTTTAACGATGCGAAAACTTATGGCCTTATTTACAGAATATAAGTACTTCAATACgagtgtttttgtaaaattcgtaGTGAGGACAATGAGATCCTCAGAAATCCGACTGACTGTTTacttgaaaaattgttattcTCTTGGGAAATAAAATTACATAGAGTCACTTcgcaaaaatgatattttttgctCTCATAAAAAAACTAACGAAAATGCTTTTTATGGTTCGAAAAATATGCAGCTTTTCATAAAAGTTCAACTATTTATCTTCTCAGATTTTactacatatttcaaaatcttaaaataactACCTAgctttaaaaagaacaaaataaaaacgaatgaAAGACACCCCTTAAAGAAATCACTGAATGCAAAAATGTACAGATTTTTCGCACTGTATGTGGCCAATTCTAAACAAAATCCTGTCTTTAATATGACATCTAACGTAAGATCAAACTTACGTTACGTGATATTTGACAACTTTTATGGCGAAATGTTTATTGGAGAGCGCCAAGTTTCAATAACCAAATTcaaattcactccaaaatccATAACGCAGGTGTTTGCTGTTTTCTTGTTTCTGTTATTAATTACGTTTTAAATttatccaattttttaaataatggatGAAAAAAGTAAGTACTTCCCATTCAAAATTCAATCTCTGTAAATCATGTCATATTTTCATCAGAATActtaaagaaaaaggaaaaggcCTTTAGCGATGGCAATCAAGATGCACTGGCAATAGCTTGTAACAATCTAGGAGACTTCTACAACCGCCAGGGCAAGTACAAAGAAGCTATCTTCGAATATGAACAGGAAGCGGCATTGTACCTTGTCTTGGGAAAGCAATTGGACATGGCCAAGGCCCATCGGATGTGCGGTGAAATGTATATGCTTCTCTGTGAGTTCCCCAAAGCTCTGGAACACATCGAAATCTATCTAAGTAAGGTTCACCCATTTTCTTAATTAGTTTCCTCTTTCAATAATTGTAAATCATTTCATCCAATCAATCAAAAGAGACCGtgaaaaagcttaaaaacaaagtCGAGGAGCAACGAGCCTATGCCACTCTCGGCCGGGCCCATTTACTTGAGGGGCAAAGTGCGACTGACTCCGCAACTGCACTTGCCCCACTAAAAAATGCTGAGAAGGCATTTATCCGCAGTTTGTTGATATCAAAAGAGTaagcaaataaaataggaaCACTTTAAGAAGTGACTTGgtttacaaaacaaatcaaattaaattaattcttgtatttttttttgctaaaaaatagACTTTCAGGTCAGATCACGAAGCTTGAGCAATTGGACATGCAGGCACGTCTCTACCTCAACATTGGTGTCGTCAAAGAGCACATAGAAGATTTTGAAGAAGCCATAAATTATATAGAGAAGGCGATCAAGATTAGCAAGACCAACGAGATCTTCGAGTTGCTTCATCTGTGCTATGTGTCGATGAGCCTTCTGTATCAGTACAAGATGAATGATTCCACTCTGGCTCTGAGATACTGCAATCTAGCTCTGGAGGTGGCCAAGAGGCTGCCTGACAAGGTGAAGAAGATCTGTGAAACTCTCATAGCCAAGGCGGAGATCTTGGTAAAGGAAGGAGATTTTTCAAGTGCCAAACAGATTCTGACCAAGGCCTACAAGAAAAACACTCCCGACGAGAATGATCGCAAAAATATCGAGAAAACTCTTCGAGTTGGTAAGTTCCAAAGATCTTTATCGATAAACCAAGTTAATCACCTTTTTTCAGTGGTTAAGATGTGTCAAACTTTGGACGAATTGGTCACTTGTAGCTCCGACAACTATTCCGAACGGAAGAAGCTCTTCGAACGGCTCGGTGATGGTTGCTGTAATCTCAATAACTTCCCCAAAGCCATCGAGTATTATTGTCAGATGCTGGAATGTGCCCAACTCAACTCAGAGACCGGCAAAGACCTAGTTCCTATCTATGTGAGTCTGTATCAGACCTACAAAGACAACAAACAATACGACAAGGCTTTAGAATACCTCTGGAAGGAGTTTGAGTTGAATAAGGAAATACCCGTGGAGGCATTCTCGACCCTGTGCAGCATAGGGGAGATTTGTGAACTCCAAATGCAGCCATTCTGGACGATTCAAGATATCTATCAGAAAGCCCTGGATTTCGCGAAGAAGACAAGCAAAGCTCACCTGGAGAAGGTGGCTTTCACGAGGCTAAAGAAAATTCAGACGAAATTCAATATGCACACTCTGGCCGAGCAGCTGGAGGAGGATGCTAGATTGAGAGGTATTTCCTTCTACTTCTCCAGCCACAAATGATATATTCTCTTCTTTGTTTATTCAGGATTTGATTTAGATTCCCTTGACGAAGATAGCGACAGTGAGAGTGCGCC
This window contains:
- the LOC129944094 gene encoding zinc finger RNA-binding protein 2; translated protein: MATNNYFPYGGTQYGAAASSPPVGYSANQAGYAVPSATPTSYNAQRTGYDQSYTTASGNATSFPAAAGPAAASSNYGYDYNRTLQSYDSSKTYYQQAASYSSAPTVSKTHYSAPPVRNPTPAAAAKMTANPAAANGAKDKINAGGAKPAATAAATVAPSYSNYDAALYSAATMYVAQQHSKTPAGNTNWQPFKKQGASNSGGHKMRAKPPPRVQQLHYCEVCKISCAGPQTYREHLEGQKHKKREASLKMQASATTTTQNRGNSYHCELCDVTCTGNDAYAAHVRGSKHQKVVKLHQKLGKPIPSDDPKKMSKINFVPAGTEATDAATKDGVVKADGGADGTAAKTAASDDGAAASDKIKPVGVEYIEEMKDDEGKILSFNCKLCDCKFNDPNAKEMHMKGRRHRLQYKRKVQPDLVVDYKPTLRHRRLADARAQRAMMQAEFGNGRRGSNFGTNEESGDGMMYWDERRRFDEEFDYGNWMQRGFQGVGPRGAPFIGRGAGGPPGHPFFGMMPGRRPESTDDRHAIARHAEIYPKEEELKTIQKIVSNTERALKFVSDVFEDSSQENGKSASNASGTGTGNGNGTSSEKKPEEKVANIKDGRDNQMFSFQKENENGANTPRLLKGVMRVGYLAKGLLLQGDSLVELVVLCSEKPTLGLLNRVADELPAKLKEVSSSNNTNEAEYSVELAVEDSAILVSDDAVTVKICLTSPLLRESQDAAGAGADEIPELPQKPTDFLPREPCLQALAELRHAKWFQARATGLQSCVMVIRILRDLCQRVPSWQAMNQWALELLIEKVISSAGFPLSPGDCLRRIMEAVSTGLLINGPGILDPCEKESRDALDGLTKQQREDLTVSAQQFLRLIAFRQIFKVLGMDQLPVVKFPMRPWRLNRKRRRSIGDGNNDEDKPDEKLSKKENGNGGSSGTTTLASAD